The Vicia villosa cultivar HV-30 ecotype Madison, WI unplaced genomic scaffold, Vvil1.0 ctg.000286F_1_1, whole genome shotgun sequence genome includes a region encoding these proteins:
- the LOC131626411 gene encoding uncharacterized protein LOC131626411: MAGRNDAVIAAALEAMAQALEHQPNAGENAGSRSLANFQRENPPVFKGKHDPDGALEWLKEIERIFRVMDCTQAQKVRYDIKKWFVLIAVKKDTLEVNVRNPRRHKLVVRYSHWLVLRQALRTDSLELGLVLSSMNGEMVVEVPAKGSVTTSLICLKCPLSIFDRDFAVDLVCLPLAGLDVILGMNWLEYNYAHINCYNKTAEEEEAGLVSSKQVRQLLKEEVEMFSLMATLSIENQNIIDELPVVCEFPEVFPDEIPDVPPERGIEMSASELTELKKQLEDLLEKKFVRPSVSPWGAPVLLVKKKDGSMRLCVDYRQLNKVTIKNKYPLPRIDDLMDQLVGASVFSKIDLRSGYHQIKVKDEDIQKTAFRTRYGHYEYSVMPFGVTNAPGVFMEYMNRIFCEYLDQFVVVFIDDILIYSKSEPEHSDHLRTVLQVLKERKLYAKLSKCEFWLKEVSFLGHVISGSGIAVDPSKVDAVLQWETPKSATEIKSFLGLAGYYRRFIEGFSKLALPLTKLTCKGKVFIWDAQCEESFVELKKRLTTAPVLTLPNPGEPFEVYCDASLMGLGGKELNMRQRRWLELLKDYDFGLNYHPGKANVVADALSRKTLHMSAMMVKELELIEQFRDMSLICEVTPRSVKLGMLKIDNDFLSSIKEAQKLDVKIVDIIVGCGKSEKSDFKVDAQVVLRLRNRICIPDDNDMKRMILEEGHRSNLSIHPGATKMYQDLKKIFWWPRMKEDVARLTKSAHFIPINITYPVAKLAEIYVRVIVKLHGVVLGPEIVRETTEKVKMIREKMKASQSRQKSYHDKRRKELEFESGDHVFLRVTLVTGVGRALKSKKLTPRFIGPYQISERVGTVAYRVALPPNLSNLHDVFHVSQLRKYVPDPSHVIHMDDVQVRENLTVETMPIRITDREIKSVRGKDIPLVKVFWTGTTGESMTWEMESKMRDSYPELFERV; encoded by the exons ACATAAAGAAGTGGTTTGTTTTAATTGCGGTGAAGAAGGACACATTGGAAGTCAATGTCAGAAACCCAAGAAGgcacaagctggtggtaaggtatTCGCATTGGCTGGTACTCAGACAAGCACTGAGGACAGACTCATTAGAG TTGGGTCTTGTGCTATCTTCGATGAATGGCGAGATGGTAGTTGAGGTTCCAGCTAAAGGATCTGTGACTACATCTCTTATTTGTTTGAAATGTCCGTTGTCGATCTTCGACAGGGACTTTGCTGTTGATTTAGTATGTTTACCGTTGGCCGGGCTAGACGTAAttttgggaatgaactggttagaatatAACTATGCTCACATCAATTGTTATAACAAGACTGccgaagaagaagaagctggctTAGTGTCGTCTAAGCAGGTACGACAATTGCTGAAGGAAGAGGTAGAGATGTTCTCGTTGATGGCAACATTGTCAATCGAGAATCAGAACATCATCGATGAgctaccggtagtatgtgaattcccCGAAGTTTTTCCCGATGAGATTCCCGATGTGCCGCCAGAAAGAGGAATTGA gatgtccgCATCTGAGTTGACGGAATTAAAGAAGCAATTAGAAGACTTACTGGAGAAGAAATTTGTCAGAccaagtgtatcgccgtggggagctccagtgctgTTAGTGAAGAAAAAGGACGGAAGCATGAGACTTTGCGtagattatagacaactgaataaagtaaCCATTAAGAATAAATACCCGTTACCGAGGatagatgatttgatggaccaattGGTGGGTGCGAGTGTTTTTAGCAAGATCGATCTGAGGTCGGGCTACCATCAGATTAAGGTCAAAGATGAAGATATACAGAAGACAGCATTCAGAACAAgatatggacattatgaatattcagtgatgccatttggtgttacgaACGCGCCAGGAgtatttatggaatatatgaaccgtATCTTCTGTGAGTATTTAGATCAGTTCGTCGTGGTGTTCATAGACGACATCTTGATATATTCTAAATCAGAGCCAGAGCATTCAGATCATTTGAGGACGGTATTACAAGTGTTGAAAGAAAGGAAGTTGTATGCgaagttgtccaagtgtgaattttggttgaaagaagtcagttttctaGGACATGTCATATCTGGTAGCGGCATTGCTGTAGACCCATCTAAGGTAGATGCCGTGTTACAATGGGAGACTCCAAAGTCAGCTACCGAGATTAaaagtttcttgggcttagccggtTACTACAGacggtttattgaaggattttctaagttggcacttccATTAACTAAGTTGACGTGTAAGGGTAAAGTGTTCATATGGGATGCACAATGTGAAGAAAGTTTTGTggaattgaagaagagattgacgacAGCCCCGGTTTTGACATTACCAAACCCAGGAGAACCTTTTGAAGTTTATTGCGATGCTtctttgatgggtttaggtggt AAGGAGTTGAACATGAGACAGCGAAGAtggttagaactgttgaaagattatgatttcgggtTGAATTATCACCCCGGTAAGGCAAATGTTGTGGCCGATGCCTTAAGCCGGAAGACCTTGCACATGTCCGCTATGATGGTTAAAGAATTAGAACTGATCGAACAATTCCGAGATATGAGCTTGATTTGTGAAGTGACCCCGcgtagtgttaagttgggaatgctcaAAATTGATAATGACTTTCTGAGCAGTATCAAAGAGGCTCAGAAATTGGATGTGAAAATAGTGGACATTATAGTTGGTTGTGGCAAATCCGAGAAGAGTGATTTTAAGGTGGACGCGCAAGTAGTGTTGAGATTGCGGAATCGAATCTGTATCCCTGATGACAATGATATGAAAAGGATGATTTTAGAAGAAGGCCATCGAAGTaacttgagtattcatcctggagctactaaaatgtatcaagacttaaaGAAGATATTTTGGTGGCCGAGGATGAAAGAAGATGTGGCACG gcttaccaAATCAGcccatttcatacctattaacatcacgtaTCCGGTGGCAAAGTTAGCTGAGATCTATGTCcgagtgattgtgaagttgcatg gtgtagtacttggaccggaAATTGTACGAGAAACCACAGAGAAGGTAAAAATGATTCGGGAAAAGATGAAGGCTTCACAGAGTagacagaagagttatcatgacaagcgaaggaaggAGTTAGAATTTGAATCAGGTGACCATGTGTTTCTAAGAGTCACGCTTGTAACTGGTGTTGGTCGTGCCCTGAAGTCAAAGAAGCTGACTCCACGATTTATCggtccttatcagatttcagAGAGAGTTGGTACTGTCGCTTATAGGGTGGCGTTACCGCCTAACCTGTCGAAtctgcacgatgtgtttcatgtgtcacagCTTCGGAAGTATGTTCCAGATCCATCTCACgtgattcatatggatgatgtgcaagtgagagagaACCTTACAGTAGAGACGATGCCGATTCGGATCACAGATCGTGAGATAAAGTCCGTTAGAGGTAAAGATATCCCGTTGGTGAAAGTATTCTGGACGGGGACTACCGGAGAAAGCATGACGTGGGaaatggagagcaagatgcgagactcctatcccGAGTTGTTTGAACGAG tttaa